In Devosia chinhatensis, the following are encoded in one genomic region:
- a CDS encoding sensor histidine kinase translates to MLRKGSIAASLFWLSAGWLILALVTTGVLLTDLYSRALDTTLTQTLDFHVESLTGALLEKRDPQSPEIALADPRFERPRSGWYWIIRDGSGRLVNLSTSVVGIDLQAVGAAADAMGRSTEIINDPFGTQLRMVERVVTLGDDSYRITVAGNLTEILKLVDDFRGQAFIVLGAVGIMLAVMSAIVARIAMRPIARLSAAVEAVREGDSAEVSGSYPTEIAPLAEEVNELLRSNAQIIERARNQVGNLAHGLKTPLAVLRNESKASQGGLADVVSTETEKMSSMVSAYLERARLAARTSVVGKKADADKIMQRLVRVMGKIHPDVTLDFHRPEASLPWFRGDEADLEEIAGNLLDNACKWSKGQVGVTLAAETGGRGNQLLVRIEDNGPGLSEDDARKVLRRGVRLDEKTPGTGLGLDIVKELVDVYGGSLELKRSQLGGLLVELRLPTARLGSPARPPTL, encoded by the coding sequence ATGTTGCGTAAGGGGTCCATCGCCGCATCGCTGTTCTGGCTGTCTGCCGGCTGGCTCATCCTGGCGCTGGTGACGACCGGCGTGCTGCTGACCGACCTATATTCGCGCGCGCTCGACACCACCCTGACCCAGACACTGGACTTCCACGTCGAAAGCCTGACCGGCGCCCTGCTGGAAAAACGCGATCCACAAAGTCCGGAGATTGCGCTGGCCGATCCGCGGTTCGAGCGGCCACGCTCGGGGTGGTACTGGATCATTCGCGACGGATCGGGGCGGCTCGTCAACCTCTCCACCTCCGTGGTGGGCATCGACCTGCAGGCGGTGGGCGCTGCTGCCGACGCGATGGGCCGCAGCACCGAGATCATCAATGATCCCTTCGGCACCCAATTGCGCATGGTCGAGCGCGTCGTCACCCTGGGCGACGATAGCTACCGCATCACGGTGGCGGGCAATCTCACCGAAATCCTCAAGCTGGTCGATGATTTCCGCGGCCAGGCCTTTATCGTACTCGGCGCCGTGGGCATCATGCTGGCCGTGATGAGCGCCATCGTCGCACGCATCGCCATGCGACCCATCGCGCGGCTGAGCGCAGCCGTGGAGGCGGTGCGGGAGGGCGACAGCGCAGAGGTCTCTGGGAGTTATCCGACCGAGATTGCTCCGCTGGCGGAGGAGGTCAACGAGCTGCTCCGCTCCAATGCCCAGATTATCGAGCGGGCACGCAATCAGGTGGGCAATCTTGCCCATGGGCTTAAGACCCCACTGGCCGTGCTGCGCAACGAATCAAAGGCGAGCCAGGGCGGGCTGGCCGACGTGGTCTCGACCGAGACCGAAAAGATGAGCAGCATGGTATCGGCCTATCTGGAGCGGGCGCGGCTGGCGGCGCGAACCTCGGTCGTGGGAAAGAAGGCCGACGCCGACAAGATCATGCAGCGGCTGGTGCGGGTCATGGGCAAGATCCACCCTGACGTCACTCTCGACTTTCACCGACCCGAAGCGTCCCTGCCTTGGTTCCGGGGCGACGAGGCGGACCTCGAAGAAATTGCCGGCAATCTGCTCGACAATGCCTGCAAGTGGTCGAAAGGCCAGGTGGGCGTGACCCTTGCCGCCGAAACGGGGGGCAGGGGCAACCAGTTACTGGTTCGCATCGAGGACAACGGGCCAGGGCTTTCGGAAGACGATGCCCGCAAAGTGTTGCGCCGCGGCGTCAGGTTGGACGAGAAAACGCCTGGAACGGGCCTTGGTCTGGATATCGTCAAGGAACTGGTTGATGTCTATGGCGGAAGTCTGGAATTGAAGCGGTCGCAATTGGGCGGCCTGCTGGTGGAGCTGCGCCTGCCGACGGCCAGACTGGGCAGTCCGGCGCGCCCCCCGACGCTCTGA
- a CDS encoding RT0821/Lpp0805 family surface protein: protein MNRSTLLALPILALALAGCSSTGTTTTNVAQAPVQAQPVIAQPMMPSTAQTVQTARLTTSIANGFVDPAALTRMTAKDSNEANSAQFYALQFGRPGAPRQWAGDAGTTGSVAVGPYVRVNNLDCRDFTHTVKLGGTDYVRKGTACREQNGNWNVVQGAA from the coding sequence ATGAACCGTTCGACGCTCCTTGCTCTTCCGATCCTTGCCCTGGCGCTTGCCGGCTGCTCCAGCACCGGTACGACGACGACGAATGTGGCACAGGCTCCCGTCCAGGCGCAGCCGGTCATCGCCCAGCCGATGATGCCCAGCACGGCTCAGACCGTTCAGACCGCCCGTCTGACCACCAGCATCGCCAATGGCTTCGTCGATCCGGCCGCGCTGACCCGCATGACGGCCAAGGATTCCAACGAGGCCAATAGCGCGCAGTTCTACGCCCTCCAGTTCGGCCGTCCCGGCGCCCCGCGCCAATGGGCAGGCGATGCCGGCACCACCGGCTCGGTCGCCGTGGGCCCCTATGTCCGCGTGAACAATCTCGATTGTCGGGACTTCACCCACACCGTCAAGCTTGGCGGCACCGACTACGTCCGCAAGGGCACGGCCTGCCGCGAGCAGAACGGCAACTGGAACGTGGTGCAGGGCGCAGCCTGA
- a CDS encoding FAD-dependent oxidoreductase: MKDRVNRLPAEQAGAFAGAAIDRSQPIAFRLDGRRISGFVGDTVLSAVLASGVDTLGEGDWPVGLTTRTAPAIQPAGAASQPLDYLPMDRTPAVDGADFVTLGAARRYPFSRFLPAGRSLGVDVTLSRDANRPWLGAEAVAAEPVDLIVVGGGVSGMEAALVAAKSGLSVLLVERSRQLGGHSGLFGRQDDEHSPQADIDRLRTAISASDGIAVMVGSEAFAVHSGLVRVHRAELPRGSVIDVRARHIVLATGSRELLPVFDGNRLPGVMGTLDAHGLASHYGIWCGRSALFATTSSAAYRLAMQASDAGIAIPRILEARATASSRFIAFSRAYGMIQMPATSVEMVSPSRRGRNLVVTPTGPNTDPLSADALIVCGGWQPDLSLWHMAGGSSLWQSLRHRLEPVGNIDGIALAGSAAGYFTRRGCIESGRDAVDHLLGRTRKPVTDPVIDVLHESADGPLPVSPHHDGAPAYLDAERLMARPRPARRHLANLFGHKRRSGTPSLADAAQALDITDVVAGIALGLVPEDAAGIVAQERVALVSLGGGTAERKSTNGDVPPADEVPTYLSGRYGGDATLMRIIPSETRRLSTGALIYRNSDMVGPTHSVGVVLRALGDHAIALVQSDLALPELAVTVRDQGRAISAKTADLGDSR, encoded by the coding sequence ATGAAGGACAGGGTCAATCGCCTGCCCGCCGAGCAGGCCGGAGCATTCGCCGGCGCTGCCATCGATCGTTCGCAGCCTATTGCTTTCCGCCTCGATGGCCGACGGATCTCAGGCTTTGTCGGGGATACTGTCCTGAGTGCAGTCCTGGCCTCCGGCGTCGATACATTGGGTGAGGGAGACTGGCCGGTCGGCCTTACGACCCGGACCGCCCCTGCAATCCAGCCCGCTGGGGCGGCATCACAACCGCTCGACTATCTGCCGATGGATCGCACTCCCGCAGTTGACGGCGCTGACTTCGTGACGCTTGGCGCGGCGCGTCGATATCCCTTTTCCCGGTTTCTTCCTGCTGGCCGGTCGCTTGGCGTCGATGTGACGCTTTCGCGCGACGCCAACCGGCCTTGGCTCGGCGCCGAAGCGGTCGCGGCAGAGCCGGTCGATCTTATCGTGGTGGGCGGCGGCGTTTCCGGCATGGAGGCCGCGCTTGTGGCAGCGAAGTCCGGGCTTTCCGTACTCTTGGTCGAAAGGTCTCGGCAATTGGGCGGCCATTCAGGCCTTTTCGGCCGACAGGATGACGAGCACTCGCCGCAAGCCGACATCGACCGACTGCGCACTGCCATTTCTGCCAGCGACGGAATCGCGGTCATGGTGGGCAGCGAAGCTTTCGCGGTCCACTCAGGCCTTGTGCGTGTCCACAGGGCCGAGCTGCCCCGTGGGAGCGTGATCGATGTACGGGCCCGTCATATCGTGCTTGCCACCGGCTCGCGCGAATTGCTGCCTGTCTTCGACGGCAATCGGCTTCCGGGGGTCATGGGCACGCTCGATGCCCATGGTCTGGCCTCCCACTACGGGATCTGGTGCGGCCGTTCGGCGCTTTTTGCCACCACCAGCAGCGCAGCCTACCGCCTAGCCATGCAGGCAAGCGATGCGGGTATCGCAATTCCTCGCATCCTCGAAGCGAGAGCGACAGCCAGCTCGCGCTTTATCGCCTTCAGCCGCGCCTATGGCATGATCCAGATGCCGGCCACTTCGGTAGAGATGGTCAGCCCGTCAAGGCGAGGCAGGAACCTTGTCGTCACGCCGACAGGTCCGAACACCGATCCGCTCTCGGCGGACGCGCTTATTGTCTGCGGCGGCTGGCAGCCGGACCTGTCCCTTTGGCACATGGCTGGCGGCTCCAGCCTCTGGCAGTCATTGCGCCATCGTCTTGAACCCGTCGGAAACATCGACGGCATTGCCCTGGCCGGCAGCGCTGCCGGCTACTTTACCCGCCGCGGCTGTATCGAAAGCGGCCGCGACGCCGTCGACCACCTGCTTGGCCGGACGCGCAAGCCGGTGACCGATCCCGTGATCGATGTTCTCCACGAAAGCGCCGATGGCCCTCTGCCGGTCAGTCCGCATCATGACGGCGCTCCAGCCTATCTCGACGCCGAGCGTCTGATGGCGCGACCGCGTCCTGCGCGTCGTCACCTGGCGAACCTTTTCGGCCACAAGCGCAGATCAGGCACCCCCTCCCTTGCCGATGCGGCACAAGCATTGGACATCACCGATGTGGTGGCCGGCATAGCGCTCGGCCTCGTGCCGGAAGATGCTGCGGGCATCGTGGCACAGGAACGGGTTGCCCTGGTGTCGCTGGGTGGAGGGACCGCCGAACGCAAATCGACCAATGGGGACGTGCCGCCAGCCGACGAGGTTCCAACCTACCTTTCGGGCCGCTATGGCGGTGATGCGACCCTCATGCGGATTATTCCCTCGGAAACCCGGCGGCTCAGCACAGGCGCCCTCATCTACCGCAATTCCGATATGGTCGGTCCGACCCATTCGGTTGGCGTGGTGCTGCGCGCCTTGGGTGACCATGCAATTGCGCTGGTGCAATCGGATCTGGCTTTGCCCGAGCTTGCTGTAACCGTGCGGGATCAGGGGCGCGCCATCTCAGCGAAAACAGCCGATCTTGGGGACAGCCGCTAG
- the ccmI gene encoding c-type cytochrome biogenesis protein CcmI translates to MSREAHEHLGPMIFWSIAIAITVIACAVLFYAAAGRGVNATEPQTEDANSHFRLLLAGIDADLASGKLEADQALAAKAELAREMLRSKGRMAGAQGRDLGRGLQLAGLAGVAAIAFGFYAILGSPDMPAQPLAERPEIVAQSISLGDAIAQIEARLAETPDDVRGWTVIAPAYVETGRYGDAVNAYRQVLALSAPSAEVETDLAEALLLDAGGSGSDEALDLLRNVAATDPANVRARLYLAAEAMRTGDYETAGTYWREAIGLAGGDEPWLAAAREGLAVAEAGGTDNLAGQQAEMIQSMVGGLAGRLAAEGGSVEEWTQLVQSYIVLGDLEEAQSAYDAAIAAYPAAFDRGELDTLALSAGLTLNGGTQ, encoded by the coding sequence TTGTCGCGCGAAGCACACGAGCATCTGGGGCCGATGATTTTCTGGTCGATCGCCATAGCCATCACTGTAATTGCCTGCGCCGTGTTGTTTTACGCGGCAGCCGGGCGCGGGGTCAACGCGACCGAGCCGCAAACAGAAGATGCCAACAGCCATTTCCGCTTGCTCCTTGCCGGGATCGATGCCGACCTTGCAAGTGGCAAGCTTGAGGCTGACCAGGCGTTGGCCGCCAAGGCTGAGCTGGCAAGGGAAATGCTGCGGTCCAAAGGCAGAATGGCCGGCGCACAGGGTCGGGATCTCGGCCGTGGGCTGCAACTGGCGGGCCTGGCCGGCGTTGCCGCCATCGCGTTCGGCTTTTATGCGATCCTGGGTAGTCCTGACATGCCTGCGCAGCCGCTCGCGGAACGGCCCGAAATCGTCGCACAAAGCATCAGCCTGGGCGATGCCATCGCCCAGATCGAAGCCCGGCTTGCCGAGACCCCGGACGATGTTCGTGGCTGGACGGTCATCGCCCCGGCTTACGTGGAAACGGGTCGCTATGGCGATGCCGTCAACGCCTACCGGCAGGTGCTGGCGCTTTCGGCGCCCAGCGCTGAGGTCGAAACCGATCTGGCTGAGGCCCTTCTCCTGGATGCTGGCGGCAGCGGCTCCGACGAGGCGCTCGATCTCCTGCGGAATGTTGCAGCGACCGATCCTGCCAATGTGCGAGCGCGGCTCTATCTCGCTGCCGAAGCCATGCGCACCGGCGATTACGAAACGGCCGGCACGTATTGGCGAGAGGCCATAGGGCTGGCCGGCGGAGATGAGCCATGGCTGGCGGCGGCGCGCGAGGGGCTGGCTGTTGCCGAGGCCGGTGGCACCGACAATCTTGCGGGCCAGCAGGCCGAAATGATCCAGTCCATGGTGGGTGGTCTCGCTGGGCGCCTTGCGGCAGAGGGCGGAAGCGTCGAGGAATGGACGCAATTGGTCCAGTCCTACATCGTGCTGGGCGATCTCGAAGAAGCGCAATCGGCCTATGACGCCGCAATTGCGGCCTATCCCGCCGCGTTCGATCGTGGTGAACTCGATACGCTCGCGCTGAGCGCGGGCCTGACCTTGAATGGAGGAACGCAGTGA
- the ccmE gene encoding cytochrome c maturation protein CcmE — MTRKQKRLTIIAGLAVVVMIATGLVLFALRDQILFFYSPSDVVAREVAAGQPIRLGGLVKEASWTRAGQDNTFTITDGGQEIVAVYRGILPDLFREGQGVVAEGSMNDDGQFMASNVLAKHDENYIPREVVDALKAQGEWRPEGAGQ, encoded by the coding sequence ATGACCCGCAAGCAGAAGCGCCTCACCATCATTGCCGGACTGGCGGTCGTCGTTATGATCGCCACCGGGCTCGTGCTGTTCGCGCTTCGCGACCAGATCCTGTTCTTCTACTCTCCCAGTGACGTGGTGGCGCGGGAGGTGGCGGCCGGCCAGCCGATCCGCCTGGGTGGCCTGGTCAAGGAAGCAAGCTGGACCCGCGCCGGGCAGGACAACACCTTCACCATCACCGATGGCGGGCAGGAAATCGTCGCCGTCTACCGGGGCATCCTGCCTGACCTGTTTCGCGAAGGGCAGGGCGTGGTGGCCGAAGGCAGCATGAACGACGATGGACAGTTCATGGCCAGCAACGTGCTGGCCAAGCACGACGAAAACTATATTCCGCGCGAAGTGGTGGACGCCCTCAAGGCCCAAGGCGAATGGCGTCCGGAGGGTGCCGGGCAGTGA
- a CDS encoding heme lyase CcmF/NrfE family subunit, translating to MSIELGHFALILAFAIALVSALGGLLLWRRGERLAMMLGQAAILQFVLVALAFAAITNAFIVSDFSVALVANHSHSLKPLIFKISGVWGNHEGSMLLWILILVLFGAMVAAFGRSLPADLANLVLGAQGLLTAAFAGFTLVTSNPFERLAAPPLEGADLNPILQDIGLAIHPPLLYAGYVGFSICFSFAVAALISGRIDQAWARWVRPWTMLSWVFLTLGIAMGSYWAYYELGWGGWWFWDPVENASFMPWLAGTALLHSALVMEKRNALKIWTVFLAIITFSLSLLGTFLVRSGILTSVHTFASDPTRGLVILSILGVLIGGAFLLFAMRAPALRQGGLFAPISREGALILNNLFLATAIGAVLVGTLYPLLLDALTGTTISVGAPFFDFTFGALMAPLLLVLPFGPLLAWKRADLVAAGQRLLGMAGLAVFLTVLISALGGVSISLVPLGLLLGFWVSLGSVAELIERSRLGRIPLGDSLRRLVGLPKSIWSTAIGHLGLGLTVLGIVSVTAWETELVTTLNPGETAELAGYQIAFDSFEEIPGPNYMADTGIFTVTAPGGQTARLDAERRIYVASGTPTTEAAIQTYGLSQLYLQLGEPLDDTHVIRVWHKPYILLIWIGCLVMSGAGVLSLTDRRLRIGAPQRARRVTPEAAE from the coding sequence GTGAGCATCGAGCTTGGCCATTTCGCTCTGATCCTGGCTTTTGCCATTGCCTTGGTTTCTGCGCTTGGGGGGCTATTGCTCTGGCGTCGCGGGGAGCGGCTCGCCATGATGCTGGGGCAGGCGGCTATCCTGCAGTTCGTCCTGGTGGCGCTGGCCTTCGCGGCCATCACCAATGCCTTCATCGTCTCCGATTTCAGCGTCGCGCTGGTGGCCAATCATTCCCACTCGCTCAAGCCGCTGATCTTCAAGATCTCCGGGGTCTGGGGGAACCATGAAGGCTCGATGCTGCTGTGGATTCTCATCCTTGTGCTGTTCGGGGCCATGGTCGCCGCCTTCGGGCGATCGCTGCCAGCCGACCTTGCCAATCTGGTTCTGGGGGCCCAGGGCCTGTTGACTGCAGCCTTTGCCGGCTTCACGCTGGTGACTTCAAATCCTTTCGAGCGGCTAGCCGCGCCCCCGCTCGAGGGCGCGGACCTCAATCCGATCCTGCAGGATATCGGCCTCGCCATTCACCCGCCGCTGCTCTATGCCGGCTATGTCGGCTTCTCGATCTGCTTTTCATTTGCCGTGGCGGCGCTGATTTCGGGACGCATCGACCAGGCCTGGGCTCGCTGGGTCCGGCCCTGGACCATGCTGAGCTGGGTCTTTCTGACGCTGGGCATCGCCATGGGCTCCTACTGGGCCTATTACGAACTCGGCTGGGGCGGCTGGTGGTTCTGGGACCCGGTGGAAAATGCCAGCTTCATGCCCTGGCTTGCCGGCACCGCCCTGCTGCATTCGGCCCTGGTGATGGAAAAGCGGAATGCGCTCAAGATCTGGACAGTGTTCCTGGCGATCATCACCTTTTCGCTCTCGCTTCTGGGCACCTTCCTAGTTCGTTCCGGCATCCTGACATCGGTGCATACCTTCGCCAGCGACCCAACGCGGGGTCTGGTGATCCTCTCGATCCTCGGCGTGCTGATTGGCGGCGCGTTCCTGCTGTTCGCCATGCGGGCCCCGGCTTTGCGTCAGGGCGGCCTGTTCGCGCCGATCAGCCGGGAAGGCGCGCTGATCCTCAACAATCTGTTCCTGGCCACGGCCATCGGCGCTGTTCTCGTGGGCACGCTCTATCCACTTCTGCTCGATGCCCTGACCGGCACGACCATTTCCGTGGGCGCGCCGTTCTTCGACTTCACCTTCGGCGCGCTGATGGCGCCCTTGCTGCTGGTTTTGCCTTTCGGTCCGCTTCTGGCATGGAAGCGCGCCGATCTCGTCGCCGCCGGCCAGCGCCTTCTGGGCATGGCCGGCCTTGCAGTGTTTCTGACGGTTTTGATTTCTGCCCTGGGCGGGGTGTCCATTTCTCTCGTGCCGCTCGGCCTCTTGCTCGGCTTCTGGGTCAGCCTGGGATCGGTGGCGGAGCTGATCGAACGCTCTCGGCTGGGCCGCATCCCGCTGGGCGACAGCCTGCGACGTCTCGTCGGCTTGCCCAAGAGCATCTGGTCCACGGCCATAGGCCATCTTGGGCTCGGGCTGACGGTTCTGGGCATCGTCTCGGTAACGGCTTGGGAAACTGAGCTCGTGACCACGCTCAACCCAGGCGAAACGGCCGAGCTGGCGGGGTATCAGATCGCTTTCGACAGTTTCGAGGAAATCCCAGGGCCGAATTACATGGCTGATACCGGCATCTTCACCGTTACGGCGCCGGGCGGGCAGACGGCAAGGCTGGACGCGGAGCGGCGGATCTACGTGGCGAGTGGAACGCCGACGACGGAGGCGGCGATCCAGACCTATGGCCTTTCCCAGCTCTATCTTCAGCTCGGCGAGCCGCTCGACGACACACATGTCATTCGCGTCTGGCACAAGCCCTATATTCTCTTGATCTGGATTGGCTGTCTCGTCATGTCCGGCGCCGGCGTCTTGTCGCTGACCGATCGGCGGCTGCGGATCGGGGCTCCGCAACGCGCCAGACGGGTGACGCCGGAGGCCGCTGAATGA
- a CDS encoding cytochrome c-type biogenesis protein, with the protein MNWRTLVLCFLLLLPGPVGAVGPDEILPDPALEARARELSAGLRCLVCQNQSIDDSDADLARDLRLLVRERLIAGDSNDEVEQYIVDRYGEYVLLNPRMGPHTILLWIAAPGLLAAGLFGLWLAGRRKTPAASSSLSAEEQAALDELADTDR; encoded by the coding sequence ATGAATTGGCGCACCCTCGTCCTGTGCTTCCTTTTGCTCTTGCCCGGCCCCGTCGGCGCCGTCGGCCCGGATGAAATCCTACCCGATCCCGCACTCGAGGCGCGGGCGCGCGAATTATCGGCCGGCTTGCGGTGCCTTGTCTGCCAGAACCAGTCGATCGACGACAGCGATGCCGATCTGGCGCGGGACCTGCGCCTACTGGTCCGGGAGCGCCTGATTGCCGGCGACAGCAACGATGAGGTCGAGCAGTATATCGTCGACCGTTATGGCGAGTATGTGCTGCTCAACCCCCGCATGGGTCCACACACGATCCTGCTGTGGATCGCCGCGCCGGGCCTGCTGGCGGCAGGACTTTTCGGCCTGTGGCTGGCCGGTCGCCGGAAGACGCCGGCTGCTTCCTCCAGTCTCTCCGCGGAGGAGCAGGCGGCGCTCGATGAGCTTGCCGACACCGATCGGTAA
- a CDS encoding Do family serine endopeptidase, with product MRSTLLSRTSRWLGASALALLVGVGGVSTAFVMTGQAANAQVQNAAQIVVPQTSVQQGFADLVEAVKPAVVSIRVEAEAPGRTVQRGGRDFNFEFNFPDLPEDHPFRDFFDQFGGPGGQGRPDGGEPRPRQFMAAGSGFIISEDGYVVTNNHVVEDATKVTVVFDDGREQVAEIIGTDERTDLAVLKIEGDDLPFVTFEEEASRVGDWVVAVGNPFGLGGTVTVGVISGSGRNIGGSSYGDFLQIDAAVNTGNSGGPAFNSNGEVVGVNTAIYSPNGGNVGIAFAIPARTVQQIVTQLIEDGSVTRGYLGVSIQDVSRDIADGVGLPNARGAIVREPTEDGPAGAAGVRSGDIILKVDGDQIDDALDLSRTIAGKAPDSTVELTIWRDGAETTVSVQLVQLDETAQAQPDQTAPTPPQALPEATTSLGMTLVPNGDGSGGLLVQNVEQDSVAGQRGIATGDVVLEVDNKVVQTAGDFDQAIAGVNEKGLNTALVKVSRDGEARFIGLPITE from the coding sequence ATGCGTTCGACTCTACTCTCGCGTACAAGTCGTTGGCTCGGCGCCTCGGCGCTGGCGCTTCTGGTCGGCGTGGGCGGTGTGTCCACCGCTTTCGTGATGACCGGCCAAGCCGCCAACGCGCAGGTTCAGAACGCCGCGCAGATCGTCGTGCCCCAGACCTCGGTGCAGCAGGGATTCGCTGACCTGGTCGAGGCGGTCAAGCCCGCGGTCGTATCCATCCGCGTCGAAGCTGAAGCACCTGGCCGTACTGTCCAGCGCGGCGGCCGCGACTTCAATTTCGAGTTTAATTTCCCCGATCTGCCCGAGGATCACCCATTCCGCGACTTCTTTGACCAGTTCGGTGGTCCCGGCGGCCAGGGTCGCCCTGATGGCGGTGAGCCGCGCCCGCGCCAGTTCATGGCAGCCGGGTCGGGCTTCATCATCTCCGAAGATGGCTATGTGGTCACCAATAACCACGTCGTTGAGGACGCCACCAAAGTCACCGTCGTATTCGATGACGGTCGCGAGCAGGTCGCTGAAATCATCGGCACCGACGAGCGCACCGACCTCGCCGTGCTCAAGATCGAGGGTGACGATCTGCCTTTCGTGACCTTTGAAGAAGAAGCCAGCCGCGTGGGCGACTGGGTGGTAGCCGTGGGTAACCCGTTCGGCCTTGGCGGCACCGTCACGGTCGGCGTCATCTCCGGTTCGGGCCGCAATATCGGCGGTTCCAGCTATGGCGACTTCCTGCAGATCGACGCTGCCGTCAACACCGGCAATTCCGGCGGTCCGGCCTTCAACAGCAATGGTGAAGTGGTGGGCGTCAATACCGCCATCTATTCGCCCAACGGCGGCAATGTCGGCATCGCCTTTGCCATCCCGGCACGGACTGTCCAGCAGATCGTGACCCAGCTGATCGAGGATGGCTCGGTGACCCGCGGCTATCTTGGCGTCTCCATCCAGGACGTCAGCCGCGACATCGCCGACGGCGTGGGTCTGCCCAATGCTCGTGGCGCTATCGTTCGCGAACCGACTGAAGATGGCCCCGCCGGCGCTGCCGGTGTCCGCTCGGGTGACATCATTCTCAAGGTCGATGGCGACCAGATCGATGATGCTCTCGACCTGAGCCGCACCATCGCCGGCAAGGCGCCCGACTCCACCGTCGAGCTGACCATCTGGCGCGACGGCGCTGAAACCACTGTCTCGGTACAGCTGGTCCAGCTGGACGAGACCGCACAGGCCCAGCCCGACCAGACCGCTCCGACCCCGCCCCAGGCCCTGCCTGAGGCCACGACGAGCCTCGGCATGACGCTTGTGCCCAATGGCGATGGCTCGGGCGGTCTTCTGGTCCAGAACGTCGAGCAGGACAGTGTGGCTGGCCAGCGCGGCATCGCCACCGGCGACGTGGTGCTCGAAGTCGACAACAAGGTAGTCCAGACTGCCGGCGATTTCGATCAGGCCATTGCCGGCGTCAATGAAAAGGGCCTCAATACGGCCCTGGTCAAGGTGTCCCGCGACGGTGAAGCCCGCTTCATCGGCCTGCCGATCACCGAGTAA
- a CDS encoding response regulator transcription factor, with the protein MKILLIEDDREAASYLVQALDEAGHVTHHAADGETGYAMASGMDYDVLVVDRMLPRRDGLSIVESLRAEDDKTPVLILSALGEVDDRVTGLRAGGDDYLTKPYAFTELLARIEVLARRSSPAEAATSYSVAGLTLDRLSRKVERDGEAILLQPREFRLLEYLMKHAGKVVTRTMLLENVWDYHFDPQTNVIDVHMSRLRSKIDKGHAIPLLHTVRGAGYMIRE; encoded by the coding sequence TTGAAGATTTTGCTGATCGAGGATGATCGGGAGGCGGCAAGCTATCTTGTCCAGGCGCTGGATGAGGCCGGGCATGTCACCCACCATGCCGCCGACGGTGAAACCGGTTACGCCATGGCCTCCGGCATGGATTACGATGTGCTTGTGGTCGATCGCATGCTGCCCCGCAGGGATGGCCTCTCTATCGTCGAAAGCCTGCGCGCCGAAGACGACAAGACACCGGTGCTGATCCTGTCCGCCCTTGGCGAAGTCGATGATCGCGTGACCGGCCTCCGGGCAGGCGGGGACGATTATCTCACCAAGCCCTACGCCTTTACGGAATTGCTGGCGCGTATCGAGGTTCTCGCGCGGCGGTCAAGCCCGGCGGAAGCAGCGACCAGCTATTCGGTGGCGGGCCTCACGCTGGACCGGCTCAGCCGCAAGGTCGAACGCGACGGCGAAGCGATATTGCTGCAGCCGCGCGAATTTCGCCTGCTAGAATATCTGATGAAGCATGCCGGCAAGGTCGTCACCCGCACCATGCTGCTGGAAAATGTCTGGGATTATCACTTCGATCCCCAGACCAACGTCATCGACGTGCACATGTCCCGGTTACGCTCGAAGATCGACAAGGGCCACGCCATTCCCCTGCTGCATACCGTCCGCGGGGCTGGATATATGATCAGGGAATAG